In the Pygocentrus nattereri isolate fPygNat1 chromosome 19, fPygNat1.pri, whole genome shotgun sequence genome, one interval contains:
- the kcnj9 gene encoding G protein-activated inward rectifier potassium channel 3 produces the protein MALEDSTFSSRPESLSLPVPEKGEEPVQEAKEDAPPTGVFNVSEELGHVVTTETSTPPQPSTNNNMSFQDKMAAREAQANQHRKKLQGVGQERGKFGWARSKRKRQRYVEKNGRCNVQHGNMRETYRYLTDIFTTLVDLNWRCSLFVFVMAYAVTWLFFGAIWYLIAYCRGDLDHLEDETWTPCVNNVNGFISAFLFSIETETTIGYGHRVITDQCPVGTMLLLLQAILGSMVNAFMVGCMFVKISQPNKRAETLVFSRNAVISLRDDKLCLMFRVGDLRSSHIVGANMRAKLIKSKQTQEGEFIPLDQTDISVGFETGDDRLFLVSPLVISHEIDSRSPFWDMSQTQLEKEDFEIVVILEGMVEATGMTCQARSSYLAEEVLWGHRFSPMMSLAEGFFDVDYGAFHHTFEVDTPSCSARELALAAARREAHLYWSISSRLDEEKWEGPNLTEQSRKPTDSESVSEKKEGDGPTFIVGGVTDTQDQSVVGEQNGSITTDQSESEA, from the exons atggcGCTAGAAGACTCCACCTTCTCTTCCCGTCCAGAGTCACTTTCTCTGCCGGTCCCAGAGAAAGGGGAGGAGCCTGTGCAAGAGGCCAAAGAAGATGCCCCACCCACCGGTGTATTTAACGTATCCGAGGAGCTTGGGCATGTGGTTACCACAGAGACGTCAACACCCCCACAGCCATCCACCAATAACAACATGTCCTTCCAGGACAAGATGGCCGCGCGGGAGGCACAAGCCAATCAGCACCGGAAGAAGCTGCAGGGGGTGGGGCAGGAGCGGGGAAAGTTTGGCTGGG CGCGTAGTAAGCGTAAGCGGCAGCGCTACGTGGAGAAGAATGGCCGCTGTAACGTGCAGCATGGTAACATGCGGGAAACGTACCGCTACCTGACAGACATTTTCACCACGCTGGTGGACCTGAACTGGCGCTGCTCACTCTTCGTCTTCGTCATGGCCTACGCCGTCACTTGGCTCTTCTTTGGAGCTATCTGGTACCTTATTGCATACTGCAG gGGTGATCTGGACCATTTAGAGGACGAGACATGGACTCCGTGTGTGAATAATGTTAACGGGTTCATCTCTGCATTCCTGTTCTCCATCGAGACTGAGACCACCATTGGCTATGGCCATCGTGTCATCACTGACCAGTGTCCAGTGGGCACAATGCTTTTGCTGCTGCAAGCAATACTCGGCTCTATGGTCAATGCCTTTATG GTGGGATGCATGTTTGTGAAGATCTCTCAGCCAAACAAGCGGGCAGAGACGCTGGTGTTTTCCCGGAATGCGGTCATCTCTCTGCGGGATGATAAGCTGTGTCTGATGTTCCGAGTCGGGGATTTAAGATCTTCACACATTGTGGGAGCCAACATGAGAGCCAAACTCATCAAATCCAAACAGACTCAAGAGG GTGAATTTATACCTCTGGATCAGACGGACATTAGCGTGGGCTTTGAGACAGGGGATGATCGTCTGTTTCTGGTGTCACCGCTGGTCATCTCTCATGAGATTGATTCCCGCTCCCCATTCTGGGACATGTCCCAGACTCAATTGGAGAAAGAAGACTTTGAGATAGTCGTTATTCTGGAGGGCATGGTGGAGGCTACGG GTATGACATGTCAGGCACGAAGCTCCTACTTGGCAGAGGAAGTCTTGTGGGGTCACAGGTTCAGCCCGATGATGTCCCTAGCTGAAGGATTCTTTGATGTGGACTATGGAGCCTTCCATCACACCTTTGAG GTGGACACACCTTCTTGCTCTGCACGAGAGCTGGCTTTGGCTGCTGCCCGTCGGGAAGCTCACCTCTACTGGTCGATCTCCAGTCGGCTGGATGAGGAGAAATGGGAGGGTCCTAATCTGACTGAGCAATCAAGAAAGCCTACGGATTCTGAATCTgtcagtgaaaaaaaagaaggagacGGGCCAACTTTTATTGTGGGTGGAGTCACAGATACCCAGGACCAGTCAGTTGTAGGGGAACAGAATGGCAGCATCACCACAGACCAGTCCGAATCCGAAGCTtaa